The sequence below is a genomic window from Humulus lupulus chromosome 3, drHumLupu1.1, whole genome shotgun sequence.
cctacgtccacttgaacttttattgatataggattcaaaggagtgatcaaagaactagggtgcaatgagtttcacaaacctctgaagaacaaaacaatctCTCAAATATGATCACTCTAAactcagataattagaaagcccaaaagtcccttccttgagctatctttctctatttataggctcaagggagattacattaatttgttacatatattctttcctaaataatcggatactcagaaaATCATGGGaatcaatctcgggattgactaagatctttataaaattaccGTGAGACACGCGGAACCTGCGAGCATACTGGTTGCAGGTAAACTTCAACTgccttttgcttgtaatatctttactggtcgataccctagcagaattccgccaAATGTCAACCACGTgcccagaaatcacttgccacgtcatccgtgcctgttttttggataacaaatttatattattttattgataataaaatgagattacaaagaatttgggttttaattagggcataaaaccccaacaattctaatgatactttggaagactgtgaagaaaattgaagaacggttcagtttcgtAATGATaccctgtgacagaaaggatacaagggttagagaaactgaaggaatgactcattcattccactgcaCAATAATGTAAATGTTCTTaccattatctctgtatgaattcaattttagaaacatgttctagattttcttatattaatatgtttaatatacaatttacatgaaaataaacaagatcctaaaTAAGTTTTTCTAAtagtatctaatatatatatatatattaaccctGTATTTGGTAGAGAAGAAAGAAAATAGGAGTGATAGAAAAtgttaaagggaaagaaaatttgaaggaaaagaaagaaaattattTTCCATTTAAGTTGTTAGGCATTTACTTTCtcacttttatatatataaaaaaaaatcactcacCTTTCTCTTCATTTTAGGAGAGAAATTTTTTTGGTGAGACCCACCAATATTCTTCCATCCATTTTTCCTTTCTCTCCTTCTTTCACCCTTACCAAACAACCTCAAATTTAACTTTTTATCCACTTTTCTTACCTAAATTTTATTTCCTCTTATTTTCTCCAATACTAAACATAGGGTAAGATTGGGGAAGAAGGATTCAAATTTGATACTTTCTCTTTGTGAAAAGAAGTGTAATACCACTAGACTAAGTCTATGACCATTGtcataatttatattattaactCATAGACTAAGCCTATCACCACGGTCATAATTTATGATAATTCTACAGTAGGGGCATAGAAAATGCTCCTACCGTAGGGTCATTTTCTATTTGTggtatttgaaaaaattataactcaatgGTTTTTTCACAAcaatgtatattatagttataccAAACATCCcactaatttttagaaaattcaaaCTAATTTACAATACTCAAATCAGATGTCAAACAGTCTGTTTTCTAgtcgtataaaaaaaattagtcacgcttCCAATTAattgtttgaactctgatttggacaccgtaaattatttaaaattttcttaaaaattagTTGAATGCTttctataactataatatacgcTGTGACGAAAAAAATTGgattataattttttcaaatgtCGGAAATCGCCTCTAAAAAAGAATTATCccattatttatattattaactcATATTTTTATGGTCCTAAAGTAATAAATacagaaaattaaattaaagaattTTAGCTTTCGTCAGACCTTATATATATTTGAGAATATATGTCAGACAAATTATTAATTGTGTTTTAAAAGTATTTGATCCTCCTCGAGAAACATTATTTgatcaaaagaaaaaaagagagtAAAATATTAAGTAGAATTATGTTCGTCCATGTTTTTGGTTTCAAGGTAGAAATAAAAAGGGCATTGTCTTCTAGCAGGACTAAAGTTAATGTGAACAAATATATAAAAcacaagaataaaataaaaatcacaaacTTGATATTTGGAGCCATGTTTAAGTTGGGTCCTTTTCTTTTTACCTAATGAAGCTAGTAGTAGTACATATAGCTGCAATTTATTGAAAAAGACActaaaagaaaaaatgaaaaaagttGGTCCCAAACAGAAAACCCccctcaaaaaaataaaataaaataaagttgaaGGAGATCAACGgaactatataatatatatttcatttagaTTGATTAGGGGAGCCGAACTTGACTTTGAATTTTACAGAAACTAGAGTAGACCACCGATGTAGATTTTttagaagaagaagaatcaaAAGACGACATGGTACaccattccttttttttttttatttgtaaagtaAATTCACGCATTTTAGAATCGGTTGAAATGCATAATATTTTATATTGGGatgaaaattaaataattatgttaattatatataaaaaaaataaaagagtaATATATAAAAGTAAAAAGGCTacaatattaaataaattttatataaaaTTTTTGAAGGGGCAGATGCCCCTAGGACCGAGGACCCATGTGAGTCACCACTGTATTTTTATATATCGAATGTAGTCactttcaataaaaaaaattaaaacttgttATGATATGGTCAAGCACCTTGGTTTTCAATCTTATTTCTGGAAAAAGATAGGGTGTATGGTATAATGGGTCCCACATGAATAATTCTATAAATTTTTATTAGAGAAAAATACTaatttaacttttttatttttcccaAAAACTAAATTTGGATCCGTATTTcataaaatagatcaaaatagtgtattatattaattttcgtcaaaaaaatttaaaatataatttttattctaaatttatcgACTACTTTCTCTATTTCTCTAAACTCATCGCATTACTAACACTTCGATAattgattttataattgaaaatattttgatcaaaatcaaatataaagtaatattttgattcattttgtaAACACACAAAATCtaaatttttatttaacaaaacaaagTTATGAATCGCGTATGCGGAATAAACATAGAAGTTAAAATAGCATTTTCCCTTTTAATAATTGGTTAAACTTAACACTAAAATGCATAAAGCTAAAATGGAAATTGAAAATGTGGTGGTTTTGTTGAACAAAATTAAAAAAGGTTTGATTAGGTACGGTTGGTATGAAAGAAATATAGTCTGGAAGCCGTTTGCGTTGAATGTGAGTGAGAGTGACACGTAATATGTCTGTGTATTTGGttaaaaagaatgaaaaaaatttttaaaaaaaaaacaaaaaaacaaagcGATAAGGTTGAGGCCCTTAacatttaatttttatatttccTAAATGGCTTAACATTTATTTTCACAAACAGTAGAATTTAATCACCAAGTTGGCATTTCTACAGctgtaattatttttattgagaTATCTAACACGTTTTGCTTGcgatatattataattaaatattttcacctATATTTATTCAGTTTCGAAACCTCGCTAACCTGTATTTTATTGTCGTGTAGGTGTATAATCAACCTCAAGTTGATAAGAAAATACTAAACAAACATATACATAAGGTTAAGAATAGCTTTATATGGTATGGATTTTAGTTACTAGCTTTGTTATTCCCCATATATATGGATAACTGTTCTCCACTAGTCCACTGCACATAGATTAATTATATTAAAAGTTTAAATAcgtgtatataaatataaaataaatagggAATTACTAGAGGATACTATTAGTGCTGCTAGACAAGTGGAATGAAGGAAACCAACTCGATCCACAAAAAAAAGTAACTATCAATTAGGAAAACCAGCTCCATCCACAAAAAAGAAGAGTAGCAAAGTAACTATCATTGAATTCCTGAGCAATTCTCAAAAACATATGCCAGTAAATATTATAACACATAGAGGACTCCTTATTTTAGGAGAGGCTGAATCTCTCAACATTACAATAAAATGGTATACTATTAATAGTACAATTCAATACCAAATATCACGTATTTCAATTTAATAAGTTAACAGTGAACTTCAGTAAGTATTGCCGGACATATCAACGTGTAAAATAGCAATATAATGAGTAGAGTGTGCGAGGAGAGAGAAgcataaaaattataaacaaaagTCCAAATAAATTCTTCACTTTTTCTGCGCCATTCGAATTATGTCAACTAGTGCTGTAGCAGGTTAAAAAGTTTGACTGAAGCGAACCCCTCTGGCTGGTTCTTCGTGAGACCTTTAAACGTTTCTTTTCCTTTGAATGCCCAACTTGGTTGAATTTTCTACGAAGAACCCGGCGCCcacgaaataaaaaaaataaggtgCCTCAGACTCGGCCACTTATTTTCTCATAAACACATGCACGTGTATATATAGGGAGCTACCTTCTAAACCAGACCATCATCTCTGTTGCTTTCATTTTTGTTATAATTAACATCCTAACCTCTTCATTTATTCTTCTATGTATCTTTCTGCAAGAAAACGACCCAGCCTACATAAATAAGTATTACTCACTAGATACGAAAGGGCTTCATTTTCTTGCAAAAGTTACTAATCTACGAAGGGTGTTGTTGCATTATTAATTAACAAGTACGAAAATGAAGTTCGGAAAGGAATTTTCGAGCCAAATGGTGCCGGAATGGCAAGAAGCATACATGAACTATAATTTTCTGAAGACCCTTTTGAAAGATATCCACGATTTCAAGCATAAAAACAAGCCTCCGGCAGCCCTGCCGACGGGGCTTAAGAGGAGGCCGACCCTTTACAGATCTTTTAGTGGTCTCATACACAGACAATTCAGCACGCGCCAGTACTCGCCGGGCACCAGCCCCGACATCGAAAGCCAAACCATTCTGATTAACTCCACTAGAGAAGATGGCTCCCATGGTTACCATACTACCTTTCTTAGGACAGCAGAGGAAGGAGGAGAGTACGAGCTGGTATACTTCCGGAGGCTGGACGAGGAGTTCAACAAAGTGGACCGGTTTTACAAGTCCAAAGTGGACGAGGTGATGAAGGAAGCTTCAATGCTTAACAAGCAAATGGATGCTTTGATTGCTTTTCGAATTAAAGTTGAGAATCCGCCAGGCTGGTTCGACAGATCTGTGGAGATGACTCGTCTGGCTACTGATATTGCTTCTTCAACTGCAGTTTTGGCGTCCACCACTCCTAGTAACATTCGAGCAAGCAGTAAGTTAACAAATTTATCTGACACCATATTAGAGCCcgaaattaatatttatataaatttagtTATGAATTGATTGTTGATTTTTCGGTTTTGTGTAACAGGACGAGTTGATTTCATGGACAAAATCGAAGAGGGAGGGTCAAATAACCCCGAGGAGCAATCTGAAGAAACGAGTGGAGATGACGATAAAGATGAGAATGAGATAGAGAAGAAGAGTGAAAGTAATGCGAGCCAAAGTGTTGAAGTTCAGCTGCCAAGGAGTGACAGGAGAGCTAGACCAGCTCCATTGGAAATTCTGGATCGCGTAACCATGAATCACACACAGGAGACTCCTCGTTCCACCATTAAAAACTTTCTTAAAGTTCCTAAGCAGACAGAGCTGACTTTCAACAGGGAGAATCTTACGAGAGTTGAAGAACAACTTAAGAAAGCTTTCGTTGAGTTTTACCAGAAGCTTAGGCTTCTAAAGAGCTTTAGGTAAAAAGAGATAGCTTTGGTGCTTGCCTTTCCTGGATTAAGTTATTGTCTTTTCTTTTAACTATCTGGCTAATCATTTTTCCATGAATTTCTCAGCTTCTTGAATACCTTGGCATTCTCAAAGATCATGAAGAAGTATGATAAGGTAATTTGCTTTACCAATAATAACAAATGTGCTTTCTAATATCATATGTTGAGCTGAAAAATTGTTCGCTTTATCTTATTACTTATATATTTGGATTATCTCACTTTCACAGATTACTTCAAGAGATGCATCAAAAGCTTACATGAGAATGGTGGACAACTCATACCTCGGCAGCTCTGATGACGTGAGAATAATCTGCATTAAGTCACATCTCTAGTGTTGAGTTTAATGTATCtgcaattttttattattttcctcACTATCTGATTGTGCCTCTATATACAGATTACCAAGCTTATGGAAAGGGTTGAAGCTACATATATCAAACATTTCTCCAATGCAAACCGCAGTAAAGGCATGTCCATCTTAAGGCCAAAAGCAAAAAGAGAAACACATAGAACAACATTTTCGACTGGTAAGACTTCAATACTGTTGATTATTTAGACTATAATCCAGAACATTTTGTAGTCGATTGAATACTTATTTCATTTTCACTGAtcttttcatataaatatatatactgataatatttattggattattatatttataggtTTCTTTGCTGGCTGCACTGCTGCTCTAATATTAGCCCTTATTTTGATCATCCGTGCTCGCAATATCATGGAAGACCCAGGGAAAAATCAGTACATGGAAAACATGTTTCCCTTATATATGTAAGTTGAAGTCATGAATTAGTATTTCAAGTAACCAAAATTCTATTATTtcctaaaaaaatattgaaaCGTTTTGTTTTGCAGATTATTTGCGTTTATTGTCATGCACATGATCATGTATGCTGCAAATGTGTACTTTTGGAGGAAATATAGAGTCAACTactctttcatatttggattcaaACAAGGAACAGAATTGGGCTACAGAGAAGTTCTGCTTCCCAGTTTCATTTTGTCTGCTTTAGCTCTCGGCAGTGTTCTTTCAAATCTCGACATGGAAATGGACCCAAAAACAAAAGATTACAAAGCTCTAACAGAGCTTCTCCCACTCTTGTTGCTTGTGGTAAGGGTTAATTTCATAACAACTCAACTAAAACATCTAAGCTTCATAACTATTACCACACCATGCGGTCCATGacactatatatatttatatatatatatatatatatacatacatacatatatattaaagTATCCTTATTCTGAAAAACTATTTTTTCCCACTGCAGTTAGTTACTGCGATTATGATATGTCCTTTTAACATCGTATATCGCTCAAGTCGATTATTTTTCCTCACCTGCTTGTACCACTTGCTCGTTGCTCCTCTCTACAGGGTAAGAATATTTTGTGTATCAAACTTTTGAAGTTTCTTTTCTGTAAGATTAAAGAAAGTAACTAATGTGTAAACTTTGTTCTGTTATACAGGTAACACTCCCAGATTTCTTCTTGGCTGATCAGTTAACGAGTCAGGTTCAAGCTTTAAGAAGTGTCCAATTCTACATTTGCTACTACGGTTGGGGTGACTACAAACACAGACAAACCACTTGCAAGGATCACGATGTATAcaaaatttttctttttcttattgcTGCTGTCCCGTACATGTCTCGTCTCCTTCAGGTAAACTTTCTCTTTTTTAGATTTCTCAATTGCGTATTGATTTCTCTCTTCAAATTGTTATTGTTATGAAATTACTAAAcattagtcttttattcttttttcttcAGTGCCTTCGTCGTTTGTACGAAGAGAAGGACGCAATGCAAGGTTACAATGGTATCAAGTACTTCTTGACAATCGTGGCAGTAAGTGTCAGAACAGCTCATAGTATCAACCATTCACTGAGTTGGAAAGTTGCTGCCTGGGTGTTTTCAGTCTCGGCGGCCATTGTTTCAACTTACTGGGACTTGGTCATCGATTGGGGCCTTCTTCAGCGTAACTCTAAGAATCGATGGCTGAGGGACAAGCTTTTAGTCCCTTACAACAGTGTATATTTTGTAGCAATTGTAAGTTGAAAGGAAATACGTAGGACTTCTTAACTCTTTCAAGAGCCTAAAAATTTCATTTATTTACTTTTACTGATGGACTTTAATTATTTGATAAATGCAGGGCATGAATGTGTTGTTGCGATTTGCTTGGCTGCAAACTGTGCTGAATTTCAAGGTCTCTTTCTTGCATACACAAACCTTAATAGCCATTGTGGCTTTGCTGGAGATCCTTCGTCGTGGCATTTGGAATTTCTTCAGGTAATTAACAagaacatacatatatatatatataatattgtttttaGAAAGAGAAGAGAAACATGCTAGTGAGAACACTACTGGGCGTGTCTTTTAATTAACAATATAATTAGACACATAATAACTGGGTTTTGTTTGTGTTATCAGATTGGAGAATGAGCATTTGAACAACGTGGGCAAGTATCGGGCATTCAAATCAGTGCCATTACCATTCAACTATGATGAAGATGAGGACAAAGATGAGTAAAGGGTTTCACAAGTGCGATAAGGATCGAGACTAATAAAATTCAAATCATCTATGTGTCTACGTCTACAAATTGGGGCTGAAGATTTTGACTTCACTTTTGATTATACTTTTTTGTTGATCTTCTCCCCTCCTCTTTTTGGACATTGGTAGCTCCAATTACTATTCTTTCATTTGATTTTTccacttgtaaatgtaaatttttAAGCGTTcttataaaataaagttttattaatCTTCACTCTGGTTTCCAAAAATAGTGAATAATATCATTACTATATACACAAGTCCTGAAGCACCATATTTGTCTTGACCTCATAATAATAGTTATACTGCGAACGACAGCTTCATCATCCTAGCCTTGAAAGGGCAATTTTGAATTCGGGTTTGTTCACCAGTCACATTTGTACTCCACGCATTGCCACCTAAACAAGGATGGTTTGTTCGCCAGTCATCTTTATTTAAGAATATTTGAagtaatattattaatattttgtgaatAATTACACTTGCATTCTCAAATACTAAATATatgttaaaatattatattttagtattgtggaggaaaataatattttttaaagttattttacatttttaataattatttataaaataatttatcatAATTTAGATAATTAGTCGATGAAAATTTTAGATACCAAatctaaaaatttaaataattagtcGAATTTTAGACTGAtatcattttacaaaaaattatttataaaaaaaaagatattttctcATATTTCTCTATTATTTATTGTATAGGATTTATTTTAATGTAATTTCTTCTGTTTGTCAACTTTGCACAAAATATAACatgtataattaattattaattatacaaACAATAGtacattaattattatataattatactaTCAAATTATTAATCTAAACTCTTGATGGCAAAATTTGAACGGATTAGATGAGAAACAACCTGTTTTATTGTTTGTCTAACTGAAGTTAGttgcactttacttttctttcATTAGTACCAAAACTGCCCATCTATATACAAACAGtatattatttttgaattattgGTTTCTCTTCAATAATATCCTATAAGCTGGTAGATATTTTCATATTGGGAAATATCAAATCACATTATTAGCTCTAGAATGTTGTATtaggtgttttttttttatttcttcttcttcacccAATACTAAAATGCATAggcataaaaaataaaactaattaattttaattaaaaaaagtagTAGTCATAAGCAAGGTCTAGTGGTACTACACATCTCCATAGAAATAGAAGGTTCTAAGTTCAAATCCCCCTTCCCCAATGTAAAAAAAAGTAGAAATTATATATATCCATCACTATATAAAAAATGTAAGATTATTTAGGAGTTTCGCCCCGAACTATGACCTATACATTATCATGCTTCTTGATTTTTTCGGACCGTTAAAAATTCCTTCGAATTATTCACATTGTTGTAAAGTGGGACTTCCATCCAATTTTGTCCAATGTAGCTAACGACATGCTGACGTGGCTCTTTACTTGCTAAAGTGTCTTGGTCACGTCA
It includes:
- the LOC133823006 gene encoding phosphate transporter PHO1 homolog 3-like; this translates as MKFGKEFSSQMVPEWQEAYMNYNFLKTLLKDIHDFKHKNKPPAALPTGLKRRPTLYRSFSGLIHRQFSTRQYSPGTSPDIESQTILINSTREDGSHGYHTTFLRTAEEGGEYELVYFRRLDEEFNKVDRFYKSKVDEVMKEASMLNKQMDALIAFRIKVENPPGWFDRSVEMTRLATDIASSTAVLASTTPSNIRASRRVDFMDKIEEGGSNNPEEQSEETSGDDDKDENEIEKKSESNASQSVEVQLPRSDRRARPAPLEILDRVTMNHTQETPRSTIKNFLKVPKQTELTFNRENLTRVEEQLKKAFVEFYQKLRLLKSFSFLNTLAFSKIMKKYDKITSRDASKAYMRMVDNSYLGSSDDITKLMERVEATYIKHFSNANRSKGMSILRPKAKRETHRTTFSTGFFAGCTAALILALILIIRARNIMEDPGKNQYMENMFPLYILFAFIVMHMIMYAANVYFWRKYRVNYSFIFGFKQGTELGYREVLLPSFILSALALGSVLSNLDMEMDPKTKDYKALTELLPLLLLVLVTAIMICPFNIVYRSSRLFFLTCLYHLLVAPLYRVTLPDFFLADQLTSQVQALRSVQFYICYYGWGDYKHRQTTCKDHDVYKIFLFLIAAVPYMSRLLQCLRRLYEEKDAMQGYNGIKYFLTIVAVSVRTAHSINHSLSWKVAAWVFSVSAAIVSTYWDLVIDWGLLQRNSKNRWLRDKLLVPYNSVYFVAIGMNVLLRFAWLQTVLNFKVSFLHTQTLIAIVALLEILRRGIWNFFRLENEHLNNVGKYRAFKSVPLPFNYDEDEDKDE